The DNA region GGACTGGCTGTTCACCCGCTACCAGGAGATCATCGACACCGAGCCGAACCCGCTCGAGCGGCTCAAGGGCCTGTTCATGACCTCGTTCGAGGCCATCGAACACCGCCACGCGCAGGTGGTGATCTATCAGGACGAGGCCAAGCGGTTGTCGTCGCAGCCGCGGTTCGCCTATGTCGACGAGCGCAACCGTGAGCAGCGCAAGATGTGGATCGATGTGCTGCACCAGGGTGTGAGCCAGGGCTGTTTCCGTCCGGATCTCGATGTCGACCTGGTGTACCGGTTCATTCGCGACACCACCTGGGTTTCGGTGCGCTGGTATCAGCCCGGCGGCGAGCTGACCGCCGAACAGGTCGGCGCGCAGTACTTGGCCATCGTGCTCGGCGGAATCACTGTCGATCCCAATAACCCTGCAAGCCAAAAGAATTCAAAGGAGA from Mycolicibacterium sp. MU0053 includes:
- the kstR2 gene encoding TetR family transcriptional regulator KstR2, coding for MGSDPPGQPASRRDELLALAATMMAERGLRATTVRDIADAAGILSGSLYHHFASKEQMVDEVLRTFLDWLFTRYQEIIDTEPNPLERLKGLFMTSFEAIEHRHAQVVIYQDEAKRLSSQPRFAYVDERNREQRKMWIDVLHQGVSQGCFRPDLDVDLVYRFIRDTTWVSVRWYQPGGELTAEQVGAQYLAIVLGGITVDPNNPASQKNSKEN